The following proteins are encoded in a genomic region of Oceanotoga teriensis:
- a CDS encoding type II secretion system F family protein, whose product MKYLFLINYFDKILKKEIEVYVVSKRLEDIYDLMNIEEFEIKNIKKVGYYMENKKLNMKNMQFISENFYMMMSSDIKILDILSFLTFNEDIDKFIRGIISKSYFMIRKGFEFNESFNFFEYDEYFRYSMSYCDTYKMILNTFNNMKNYYKSVRISTDEIKKSTFYPSSVLITILFVLLLLKFYIIPTFSNYMDIKFSFFIPTFLIFLISFLVVFIFIAIFFAKKNDLIVMNMPLIRKFYRNYIFYKFSRDVFLLISNRFTIYNAFDKVLQYINSNYIFENFFKVSVELEKGKELSEILFDNKHYQEFTFMFSVSDKTGNYLEVFSFLSTYFYENLKRTLNRVNKMVEPILILILGIIVFSIAFELFDKVYIGGIDSYEF is encoded by the coding sequence TTGAAATATCTATTTTTAATTAATTATTTTGATAAAATTTTAAAAAAAGAAATTGAAGTTTATGTAGTATCCAAAAGATTAGAAGATATTTATGATCTCATGAATATCGAAGAATTTGAAATTAAAAATATTAAAAAAGTTGGATATTACATGGAAAATAAAAAATTAAATATGAAAAATATGCAATTTATATCCGAAAATTTTTATATGATGATGAGTTCCGATATAAAAATTTTAGATATACTGAGTTTTTTGACTTTTAATGAAGATATCGATAAATTCATTAGAGGTATTATCTCTAAAAGCTATTTTATGATTAGAAAAGGTTTTGAATTCAATGAATCTTTTAATTTTTTTGAATATGATGAATATTTTAGATATTCTATGTCTTATTGTGATACTTATAAAATGATTTTAAATACTTTTAATAATATGAAAAATTATTATAAGAGTGTCAGAATTTCTACAGATGAAATCAAAAAATCTACTTTTTATCCTTCCTCGGTTTTGATAACTATTTTATTTGTTTTGCTTCTTTTAAAATTTTATATTATCCCCACTTTTTCAAATTATATGGATATAAAATTTAGTTTTTTTATACCAACTTTTTTAATATTTTTAATATCTTTTTTAGTAGTATTTATTTTTATAGCTATTTTTTTTGCAAAGAAAAATGATCTCATAGTTATGAATATGCCATTAATAAGAAAATTTTATAGAAATTATATATTTTATAAGTTCTCAAGAGATGTTTTTTTATTAATTTCAAACAGATTTACTATTTATAATGCTTTTGATAAAGTTCTTCAATATATAAATTCTAATTATATTTTTGAAAATTTTTTTAAGGTTAGCGTTGAACTTGAAAAAGGTAAGGAACTTTCAGAGATTTTATTTGATAATAAACATTATCAGGAGTTTACTTTTATGTTTTCTGTTTCAGATAAAACTGGAAATTATTTAGAAGTTTTTTCTTTTTTGAGCACATATTTTTATGAAAATCTCAAACGTACTCTTAATAGAGTTAATAAGATGGTAGAACCAATATTGATATTAATACTCGGCATTATTGTTTTTTCTATAGCTTTTGAACTTTTTGATAAGGTTTATATTGGAGGGATTGATTCTTATGAATTTTAA
- the deoD gene encoding purine-nucleoside phosphorylase — protein sequence MPTPHIEVKDKDLIAKTVLMPGDPLRAKFIAEKFLDNPVKFNNVRNMFGYTGTYKGKKVSVMGSGMGMASIGIYSYELYKFYDVENIIRIGSCGAYTDKLSLYDVVLVKDAYSESTFAKCQSGYESDILEPSSDLNDMIKDSAKNLNIEIKEGRIHSSDVFYREEPDVFKRLNKEYGCVGVEMESFALFANAKSTGKRAACILTVSDSLVTHEATSSEERQNAFTKMMEIALETAIK from the coding sequence ATACCAACACCGCATATTGAAGTTAAAGATAAAGATTTGATAGCTAAAACGGTTTTAATGCCTGGAGATCCTTTAAGAGCAAAGTTTATAGCAGAAAAATTTCTTGATAATCCCGTTAAATTTAATAATGTCAGGAATATGTTTGGATATACTGGGACATATAAAGGCAAAAAAGTTAGTGTTATGGGGTCCGGAATGGGAATGGCAAGTATAGGCATTTATTCTTATGAACTTTATAAGTTTTATGATGTTGAAAATATCATAAGAATAGGTTCTTGTGGGGCTTATACTGATAAGTTGAGTTTATATGATGTTGTATTAGTTAAAGATGCTTATTCTGAGTCAACTTTTGCAAAATGTCAAAGCGGTTATGAATCTGATATTCTCGAACCTTCTTCAGATTTAAATGATATGATAAAAGATTCTGCAAAAAATTTGAATATAGAAATTAAAGAAGGTAGAATTCATTCTTCCGATGTTTTTTATAGAGAAGAACCAGATGTTTTTAAGAGACTTAATAAAGAATATGGTTGTGTTGGAGTTGAAATGGAATCATTTGCACTTTTTGCTAATGCTAAAAGTACTGGTAAAAGAGCTGCTTGTATATTGACTGTTTCTGATAGTTTGGTAACTCATGAAGCCACTTCAAGTGAAGAAAGACAAAATGCATTTACAAAAATGATGGAAATAGCTCTTGAAACAGCTATAAAATAA